A stretch of the Candidatus Scalindua japonica genome encodes the following:
- a CDS encoding tetratricopeptide repeat protein, with protein sequence METYIDKLAPWEERSAYYIEVKLGRKVKDLKILLKNQTEKMIASQITSADEIVASQGISEDIIQEIGYDIKSIGLGMSGLKAAFEWGISDVVWLLEKNTDEFQTVMMNLYKVPDKQLDDIRYKLDDTFATGDMESALERFREIETFIKDDFSVCISLGIIYFFHKLDKEKALIYFERAIKYARPYSAYYTSFALLYKALIKRDFGLIEEAERCSGEAIKFSPGFTEAIYQNAQYNALLDRPEKAITLLRKAIKEDIVYCLKILREQDFKQISSEIAKLYEEIRGQKIEKVKQVMEEVKKNVLFLDNAVKNIEKLGYDVSLEFSVELYREGNREIDLLVQKNSIFDAHIAGILLSLLPKKLNREKELLKRRGNQIHMDLDKQIKELSDGMTGKKKRGGPIFFIIHFLCGQIVAFPFGLYIGMPLGLCITEGLLFAICFYVNIIQPQSQWKEVGDKQSEQEKLLRVMKKI encoded by the coding sequence ATGGAAACGTATATAGATAAACTTGCTCCATGGGAAGAGAGAAGTGCATATTATATAGAGGTAAAACTTGGCAGGAAAGTTAAAGACCTGAAAATATTATTAAAAAATCAAACGGAAAAGATGATTGCATCTCAAATCACCTCTGCTGATGAAATTGTCGCCAGTCAGGGTATAAGTGAAGATATCATCCAGGAAATTGGTTATGATATTAAGAGTATTGGGCTGGGGATGAGTGGGTTGAAAGCAGCGTTTGAGTGGGGTATTTCTGACGTTGTCTGGTTATTGGAAAAAAATACTGATGAATTTCAGACTGTTATGATGAACCTGTATAAGGTCCCTGATAAACAATTGGATGATATCCGGTATAAATTGGATGATACATTTGCTACGGGTGATATGGAGAGTGCATTAGAAAGGTTTAGGGAAATAGAAACATTTATAAAAGATGATTTCTCTGTTTGTATCAGCCTTGGGATAATTTATTTCTTTCATAAACTAGATAAGGAAAAGGCTTTAATCTACTTTGAAAGAGCCATCAAATATGCCAGACCGTACTCTGCTTATTACACAAGTTTTGCGTTATTATATAAGGCATTAATCAAACGCGACTTTGGCCTTATAGAGGAGGCAGAAAGGTGTTCAGGTGAAGCCATTAAGTTTTCACCGGGATTTACTGAAGCAATATATCAGAATGCTCAGTATAATGCGCTTCTGGACAGGCCAGAAAAGGCTATCACACTATTAAGGAAGGCAATAAAGGAGGATATTGTCTATTGCTTAAAAATTTTGAGGGAACAGGATTTTAAGCAGATAAGTTCTGAAATTGCTAAATTGTATGAGGAAATCAGGGGCCAAAAAATTGAAAAAGTTAAACAAGTAATGGAAGAAGTAAAAAAGAATGTGCTTTTTTTAGATAATGCGGTAAAAAATATTGAGAAACTCGGCTATGATGTGTCTCTGGAATTTTCAGTTGAATTATACCGGGAAGGAAACCGTGAAATAGATTTATTGGTACAAAAAAATTCGATCTTTGATGCGCATATTGCAGGAATACTACTCTCTCTTTTGCCAAAAAAACTTAATCGAGAAAAAGAACTACTAAAAAGGAGAGGTAATCAGATACATATGGACCTTGATAAACAAATAAAAGAGTTAAGTGACGGGATGACTGGTAAAAAGAAGAGGGGTGGCCCGATATTTTTCATAATTCATTTCTTATGTGGCCAGATTGTTGCATTTCCATTCGGATTGTACATTGGAATGCCTTTGGGGCTGTGTATAACAGAGGGCCTTCTTTTCGCGATATGTTTTTATGTAAATATCATACAACCTCAATCTCAATGGAAAGAGGTTGGTGATAAGCAAAGTGAACAAGAGAAACTATTGAGAGTTATGAAAAAAATATAG
- a CDS encoding carotenoid biosynthesis protein, translating to MDTFDILISTIVLRPYVFILLGLYLIAGSFQLGLKRIAAFTILAYLIAFISEYASTRTGIPYGFYHYTGETHGKELFISNVPFMDSLSYSFLGYFSYSLALLLVSPITRTGWKFELSHPPWYSKRVLILAAILFVLQDVLIDPVSLRGSEWFLGQIYYYPEKGIYFGVPLSNFLGWFVVGLAIIYCFQKLDHKMGWSKELAGNALMGPVLYFLNMIFVLSVTFYICEYVIGIISLSIFSILVFITLLKILSVFSTNN from the coding sequence ATGGACACTTTTGATATTCTTATTTCCACTATTGTATTAAGGCCATACGTTTTTATCTTATTAGGACTGTATTTGATCGCCGGCAGTTTTCAGCTTGGGTTGAAGAGAATAGCGGCTTTTACCATCCTGGCTTATTTAATCGCGTTCATTTCTGAGTATGCTTCTACCCGTACTGGTATACCTTATGGCTTTTACCATTATACCGGTGAAACTCATGGGAAAGAGTTGTTCATTTCTAATGTTCCTTTTATGGACTCACTTTCGTACTCTTTCCTGGGGTATTTCAGCTACTCTCTTGCTCTCCTGTTAGTTTCACCGATAACGAGGACAGGGTGGAAATTTGAACTTTCTCACCCGCCCTGGTATTCAAAAAGAGTACTCATTCTTGCCGCAATATTGTTTGTACTCCAGGACGTATTGATAGATCCCGTCTCTCTCAGAGGGTCTGAATGGTTTCTCGGCCAGATATATTATTATCCGGAAAAAGGTATATACTTTGGCGTGCCTTTATCCAATTTTTTGGGGTGGTTTGTAGTGGGGCTTGCCATTATATATTGTTTTCAAAAGTTAGACCATAAGATGGGTTGGTCAAAAGAGCTTGCCGGTAACGCTCTAATGGGTCCGGTATTATATTTTCTTAATATGATTTTTGTTTTGTCAGTAACCTTCTATATCTGTGAATACGTTATAGGGATAATAAGCCTTTCTATCTTCAGCATACTTGTTTTTATTACTTTATTGAAAATACTTTCTGTATTCTCAACAAATAATTGA